A region of the Longimicrobium sp. genome:
TGGCGCGCGTCGCGCAACTACAGCACGCGCAGCACGGGGATCCACTACGTCATCATCCACACCTGCGAGAGCGGCTACAGCGGGTGCTGGAGCTGGCTGACCAACAGCTCGTCGCAGGTGTCGGCGCACTACGTGGTGAACGAGAGCGGGTCCGAGATCTCGCAGCTGGTGCGCGAGGCGAGCAAGGCGTGGCACATCGGCGCCAACTACGACTGCGCCAACAACGGCGGCCACGACTGCCAGAACAACGGCATCCAGGCAAACAATCTCACCATCGGCATCGAGCACGGCGGCTACGCTTCGTCCACCTCGTGGCCGGTGGGGCAGATCGACGCGTCGGCCAAGCTCTCGTGCGACATCTCCAAGAGCCAGGGGATCCCGCGCGACCGCTACCACTTCGTGGGCCACGGCCAGCTTCAGCCGTACAACCGCACCGATCCGGGCGCCAACTGGCCCTGGACGGACTACATGAACCGCATCAACTCGCACTGCGGCACCACCACGACGTCCATCATCGTGGACAGCAACAACACCAACAACAACGCGTCGGTCGCCAAGTACGAGGTGTCGGCCACCTGGTCCACCGGCAGCACGGCCGGCTACTACGGCACGGGCTACAACTTCGCCAGCACGGACGCCATCTCGGACCCGGCGACCTTCTGGTTCTACCTGCCGGCGGCGGCCACCAAGACGATCGACGGCTGGTGGGTGGCGGGGACCAACCGCTCCACGACGGCGCCGTTCATCGCGTACAACGCCAGCGGCGCCGAAGTCGGGCGCGCGTCGGCGAACCAGCAGGCGAACGGCGGGCAGTGGGTCGCGCTGGGGACGTGGAACTTCTCGGCGGGGTGGAACAAGGTCCAGCTCAGCCGCTGGACGACGGC
Encoded here:
- a CDS encoding N-acetylmuramoyl-L-alanine amidase — translated: MRLRSLALAAGAALLLTACGSEPTSPRVDEPASAPTERQLNAIFASAGQEFDVPAELLKSIGYVETRFQMVRGEVEFEGMAPAFGIMALRGDRLTRGASLARVSIEAAQSDATANIRSGAALLSALAGELKVNRADLAAWAPAVAAFSGIQSQEGQAMYVHSDVYSALRSGIEARSPAGNLMVSVAARNVVPAFTKPSASASAMACAPDYCVSGTIWRASRNYSTRSTGIHYVIIHTCESGYSGCWSWLTNSSSQVSAHYVVNESGSEISQLVREASKAWHIGANYDCANNGGHDCQNNGIQANNLTIGIEHGGYASSTSWPVGQIDASAKLSCDISKSQGIPRDRYHFVGHGQLQPYNRTDPGANWPWTDYMNRINSHCGTTTTSIIVDSNNTNNNASVAKYEVSATWSTGSTAGYYGTGYNFASTDAISDPATFWFYLPAAATKTIDGWWVAGTNRSTTAPFIAYNASGAEVGRASANQQANGGQWVALGTWNFSAGWNKVQLSRWTTAGYVVIADAVRIR